A portion of the Corynebacterium heidelbergense genome contains these proteins:
- the nrdF gene encoding class 1b ribonucleoside-diphosphate reductase subunit beta produces MTATLSVSPAHHMPGKPVGAVNWNSIPDDKDLEVWDRLTANFWLPEKVPLSNDVQSWSTLTELERQTTMRVFTGLTMLDTIQGTVGAVKLIDDAVTMHEEAVYTNISFMESVHAKSYSSIFMTLASTSEINDAFRWSEENEKLQAKADTVLSFYEGDDPMKRKIASVLLESFLFYSGFYLPMYWSSHAKLTNTADIIRLIIRDESVHGYYIGYKYQRALEKLSPARRDELKEHTFELLFELYDNEAQYTEDLYDELGWTEDVKRFLRYNANKALNNLGYEGLFPADETRVSPAILSALNPGGDENHDFFSGSGSSYVIGKAESTRDEDWDF; encoded by the coding sequence ATGACCGCAACCCTCTCCGTATCCCCCGCCCATCACATGCCCGGCAAGCCCGTGGGCGCGGTGAACTGGAACAGCATCCCGGACGACAAGGACCTGGAGGTCTGGGACCGCCTGACCGCCAACTTCTGGCTGCCCGAAAAGGTTCCGCTCTCCAACGACGTCCAGTCCTGGTCCACCCTCACGGAGCTCGAGCGGCAGACCACGATGCGCGTCTTCACCGGCCTGACCATGCTGGACACCATCCAGGGCACCGTGGGTGCGGTGAAGCTCATCGACGATGCCGTGACGATGCACGAGGAGGCGGTGTACACGAACATCTCCTTCATGGAGAGCGTGCACGCGAAGTCCTACTCCTCCATCTTCATGACGCTCGCGAGCACCAGCGAGATCAACGATGCCTTCCGCTGGTCCGAGGAGAACGAGAAGCTGCAGGCCAAAGCCGATACGGTGTTGAGCTTCTACGAGGGCGACGACCCCATGAAGCGCAAGATCGCCAGCGTGCTGCTGGAGAGCTTCTTGTTTTACTCCGGGTTCTACCTGCCGATGTACTGGTCCTCCCACGCGAAGTTGACGAACACGGCGGACATCATCCGCCTCATCATCCGCGACGAGTCCGTGCACGGGTACTACATCGGCTACAAGTACCAGCGGGCCCTGGAGAAGCTGTCGCCCGCGCGCCGGGATGAGCTCAAGGAGCACACCTTCGAGCTGCTCTTCGAGCTCTACGACAATGAGGCGCAGTACACGGAGGACCTGTACGACGAGTTGGGGTGGACCGAGGACGTCAAGCGGTTCCTGCGCTACAACGCAAATAAGGCGCTGAACAACTTGGGGTACGAGGGCTTGTTTCCGGCCGATGAAACGCGCGTGTCCCCGGCGATTCTCTCCGCGTTGAATCCCGGTGGGGATGAGAACCACGATTTCTTCTCCGGTTCGGGGTCTTCTTACGTCATCGGCAAGGCGGAGAGCACGAGGGATGAGGATTGGGATTTCTAG
- the nrdE gene encoding class 1b ribonucleoside-diphosphate reductase subunit alpha, which yields MTTAELGKSVAEPVRPSEQLDYHALNAMLNLYDEQGNIQFDKDREAANQFFLQHVNQNTVFFHDLQEKLHYLIENNYYDREILDKYDFPFVKSLFQRAYAKKFRFQSFLGAYKYYTSYTLKTFDGRRYLERFEDRVCMVALGLADGDHSLAENLVDEIIDGRFQPATPTFLNVGKAQRGEPVSCFLLRIEDNMESIGRSINSALQLSKRGGGVALLLSNIREAGAPIKRIENQSSGVIPVMKLLEDSFSYANQLGARQGAGAVYLHAHHPDILRFLDTKRENADEKIRIKTLSLGVVIPDITFELAKRDDDMYLFSPYDVERIYGKPFADVSITEHYEEMVEDPRIRKRKINARQFFQTIAEIQFESGYPYIMFEDTVNRSNPIQGRITHSNLCSEILQVSTPSVFNADLSYAEVGDDISCNLGSLNIATAMDSEDFSKTIETAIRGLTAVADQTSIDSVPSVRQGNNHSHAIGLGQMNLHGFLGRERIHYGSEEALDFTNAYFAAVMYECIKASNAIAKERGTTFDNFANSDYASGAFFDRYDPAEFAPKTQRVIELFANSTIHTPTAEDWAALRASVREHGLYNRNLQAIPPTGSISYINNSTSSIHPIASKIEIRKEGKIGRVYYPAPYMTNENLDYYADAYEVGYQKIIDTYAVATKYVDQGLSLTLFFKDTATTRDINRAQIYAWRKGIKTIYYIRLRQTALTGTEVEGCVSCML from the coding sequence GTGACCACTGCCGAACTCGGAAAGTCCGTCGCAGAGCCCGTCCGCCCCAGCGAGCAGCTGGACTACCACGCCCTGAACGCCATGCTCAACCTCTACGACGAGCAGGGCAACATCCAGTTCGACAAGGACCGGGAGGCTGCCAACCAGTTCTTCCTGCAGCACGTTAACCAAAACACGGTCTTCTTCCACGACCTGCAGGAGAAGCTCCACTACCTGATCGAGAACAACTACTACGACCGCGAAATCCTGGACAAGTACGACTTCCCCTTCGTCAAGTCCCTGTTCCAGCGCGCGTACGCCAAGAAGTTCCGCTTCCAGTCCTTCCTCGGGGCGTACAAGTACTACACCTCCTACACGCTAAAAACATTTGATGGACGCCGATACCTCGAGCGCTTCGAAGACCGCGTGTGCATGGTCGCACTGGGTCTGGCCGACGGCGACCACAGCCTCGCGGAGAACCTCGTCGACGAAATCATCGACGGCCGCTTCCAACCCGCCACCCCCACTTTCCTCAACGTGGGCAAGGCTCAGCGCGGCGAACCGGTGTCCTGCTTCCTGCTGCGCATCGAGGACAATATGGAGTCCATCGGCCGCTCCATCAACTCCGCCCTGCAACTGTCTAAGCGGGGCGGGGGAGTGGCGCTGCTGCTGTCCAACATCCGTGAGGCCGGGGCCCCCATCAAGCGGATCGAGAATCAGTCCTCCGGCGTGATCCCCGTCATGAAGCTGCTGGAGGATTCCTTCAGCTACGCCAACCAGCTCGGGGCCCGCCAAGGCGCCGGTGCCGTGTACCTGCACGCCCACCACCCGGACATCCTGCGCTTCCTGGACACGAAGCGGGAAAACGCCGACGAGAAGATCCGCATCAAGACCCTCTCCCTGGGGGTCGTGATCCCGGACATCACCTTCGAGCTGGCCAAGCGCGACGATGACATGTACCTGTTCTCCCCCTACGACGTGGAGCGGATCTACGGCAAGCCCTTCGCGGACGTGTCCATCACGGAGCACTACGAGGAGATGGTGGAGGACCCGCGCATCCGCAAGCGCAAGATCAACGCCCGCCAGTTCTTCCAGACCATCGCCGAGATCCAGTTCGAATCCGGCTACCCCTACATCATGTTCGAGGACACGGTGAACCGCTCCAACCCGATCCAGGGGCGGATCACCCACTCCAACCTCTGCTCGGAAATCCTGCAGGTCTCCACACCCAGCGTGTTCAACGCGGATCTCAGCTACGCCGAGGTGGGGGACGATATCTCCTGCAACCTGGGGTCCCTCAACATCGCCACGGCCATGGACTCTGAGGACTTCTCCAAAACCATCGAGACCGCCATCCGCGGACTCACCGCAGTCGCAGATCAGACCAGCATCGACTCGGTTCCCTCCGTGCGCCAGGGAAACAACCACTCCCACGCCATCGGTCTGGGCCAGATGAACCTCCACGGGTTCCTCGGACGCGAGCGCATCCACTACGGCAGCGAGGAGGCCCTGGACTTCACCAACGCTTACTTCGCCGCGGTGATGTACGAGTGCATCAAGGCCTCCAACGCCATCGCCAAGGAACGGGGCACCACCTTCGACAACTTCGCCAACTCGGACTACGCCAGCGGTGCATTCTTCGACCGCTACGACCCTGCGGAGTTCGCCCCCAAGACGCAGCGAGTCATTGAGCTGTTCGCCAACTCCACTATCCATACGCCGACGGCTGAGGATTGGGCGGCGCTCCGGGCGTCCGTAAGAGAACATGGCCTATACAACCGCAACCTGCAGGCCATCCCGCCGACCGGATCCATCTCCTACATCAATAATTCGACGTCGTCGATCCATCCGATCGCATCGAAGATCGAGATCCGCAAGGAGGGCAAGATCGGGCGCGTTTACTACCCCGCCCCGTACATGACGAACGAGAACCTGGATTACTACGCGGATGCCTACGAGGTCGGTTACCAGAAGATCATCGACACCTACGCCGTGGCCACCAAGTACGTGGACCAGGGGCTGTCGCTGACGCTGTTCTTCAAGGACACCGCCACCACTCGCGACATCAACCGCGCGCAGATCTACGCGTGGCGCAAGGGCATCAAGACGATCTACTACATCCGGTTGCGCCAGACCGCGCTCACCGGCACTGAGGTGGAAGGTTGCGTGAGCTGCATGCTGTAG
- the nrdH gene encoding glutaredoxin-like protein NrdH translates to MITVYTKPACVQCTATKKALDKAGLEYELVDISLDDEARDYVMALGHLQAPVVVAGESHWSGFRPDRIRGLVAEAA, encoded by the coding sequence ATGATCACCGTCTACACCAAGCCCGCTTGCGTCCAGTGCACCGCGACGAAGAAGGCCCTCGACAAGGCCGGTCTGGAGTACGAACTCGTGGACATCAGCCTGGATGATGAGGCCCGTGACTACGTCATGGCCCTCGGTCACCTGCAAGCACCGGTCGTCGTCGCCGGAGAAAGCCACTGGTCCGGTTTCCGCCCCGATCGCATTCGCGGCCTTGTCGCGGAAGCGGCCTAA
- a CDS encoding gluconate:H+ symporter: MPRALLLAASKSPEVTVHASPTRLVIAAAISIALIIVLITWTKLHPFLALLLGSAALAVGAGIGLSDTFTAFSSGLGSTVGGVGVLIAFGAMIGGLLVASGAADRIVDTFLERTPAGKLPWVMAALAFIIGIPLFFEVGLVLLIPVIMLVARRVRQPIVLLGIPALAGLSALHGLVPPHPGPLLAISALHANLGLTLALGLLVAVPTVVIAGPLAARFMARWVPVAAPDLFVRAGDAVGAKGADAEGADASAPAAGAQGAGHTTDRANRRQPSFAVSLSVILLPVVLMLARTVVETAGLPKTSPVRVAFDFLGDPIVALLLTTLFAMAVLGVGTGRSLKQTSSIAGDALGPIAGILLIVGAGGGFKQTLVDTGVAGIIGGWIHQAPVSPLIAGWLVAVAIRLATGSATVATITAAGIMAPVATGLSDPHAALLVLAIGVGSVFFSHVNDAGFWLVKEYFGLSVGQTLKTWSLMETILSVTGLGAVLLLSLVL; this comes from the coding sequence GTGCCGCGGGCGCTGTTGTTGGCGGCGTCCAAGAGCCCAGAAGTGACCGTGCATGCCTCACCGACCCGACTGGTAATCGCCGCAGCAATATCCATCGCGCTGATTATCGTGCTGATCACCTGGACGAAACTGCACCCCTTCCTGGCCCTGCTGCTGGGCTCCGCCGCGTTGGCCGTCGGCGCCGGCATTGGGCTGAGCGACACGTTCACCGCGTTCAGCTCCGGCCTCGGCTCAACCGTCGGTGGCGTGGGCGTGCTCATCGCGTTCGGAGCGATGATCGGTGGGCTGCTGGTGGCTTCAGGGGCTGCGGACCGGATCGTGGACACGTTCCTGGAGCGCACCCCGGCTGGGAAGCTGCCGTGGGTGATGGCCGCGCTGGCGTTTATCATCGGCATTCCGCTGTTCTTCGAGGTTGGGCTCGTGCTGCTGATCCCGGTGATCATGCTGGTGGCGCGGCGCGTGCGGCAGCCGATCGTGCTGCTGGGCATTCCGGCGCTGGCCGGGCTGTCCGCGTTGCACGGGCTGGTGCCGCCGCACCCCGGGCCGCTGTTGGCGATCAGCGCGCTGCACGCGAACTTGGGGTTGACGTTGGCGCTCGGGCTGCTTGTGGCAGTGCCGACGGTTGTGATCGCTGGGCCCTTGGCGGCGCGGTTCATGGCGCGGTGGGTGCCAGTGGCGGCGCCGGATCTGTTCGTGCGGGCTGGCGATGCTGTCGGTGCGAAAGGTGCGGACGCGGAAGGCGCGGATGCGAGTGCCCCCGCTGCCGGTGCCCAAGGAGCCGGCCACACCACCGACCGCGCCAATCGACGCCAACCGTCCTTCGCCGTGTCCCTCTCCGTGATCCTGCTGCCGGTGGTGCTGATGCTCGCCCGCACGGTGGTGGAGACCGCCGGCCTGCCCAAGACGTCCCCCGTCCGCGTCGCTTTCGACTTCCTCGGCGACCCGATTGTGGCGTTGCTGCTCACGACGTTGTTCGCGATGGCCGTCCTTGGGGTGGGCACGGGGCGGTCGCTGAAGCAAACGTCCTCTATTGCGGGGGATGCGCTGGGCCCCATCGCCGGGATCTTGTTGATCGTTGGCGCTGGCGGTGGTTTCAAGCAGACTCTTGTCGATACCGGGGTCGCCGGGATCATCGGCGGGTGGATTCATCAGGCTCCGGTGTCGCCGTTGATCGCGGGGTGGCTGGTCGCGGTGGCGATTCGGCTGGCCACGGGGTCCGCGACTGTTGCGACGATTACTGCGGCCGGCATTATGGCCCCGGTGGCGACGGGGCTGTCGGATCCGCATGCGGCGTTGCTGGTGTTGGCGATTGGCGTGGGGTCGGTGTTCTTTTCGCACGTCAACGACGCCGGCTTCTGGTTGGTCAAGGAGTACTTCGGCCTGTCCGTTGGTCAGACGTTGAAGACGTGGTCTCTGATGGAGACGATTCTGTCCGTCACGGGGTTGGGTGCGGTGTTGCTGTTGAGTCTTGTTTTATGA
- the ykgO gene encoding type B 50S ribosomal protein L36: protein MKVRKSLRSLKNKPGAQVVRRHGKVYVINKKDPRFKARQG from the coding sequence ATGAAGGTCCGTAAGTCCCTTCGGTCGCTGAAGAACAAGCCGGGCGCTCAGGTCGTTCGTCGCCACGGCAAGGTGTACGTGATCAACAAGAAGGATCCCCGGTTCAAGGCTCGTCAGGGCTAG
- the nadE gene encoding ammonia-dependent NAD(+) synthetase, producing the protein MRKLQQTIIEELGVRPAIDPQEEVTRRVEFLASYCRTTGTRGFVLGISGGQDSTLAGRLCQLAVDKLRGDGDDATFIAVRLPYAVQADEEDAQTSLKFIQPSESVTVNIEGAADESAAAVADALQIDRLSDLNKGNVKARQRMVAQYALAAERKLLVVGTDHAAEAVTGFYTKFGDGAADILPLHGLTKNQGAKLLEFLGAPDSTWQKIPTADLEEDRPALPDEEALGVTYAHIDGYLEGKDVPTEAAERIEHLWWVSRHKRALPVTPVDGWWQEQKPQ; encoded by the coding sequence ATGAGAAAGCTGCAGCAGACCATCATCGAGGAGCTGGGGGTACGCCCCGCCATCGACCCGCAGGAGGAGGTCACGCGGCGCGTCGAATTCCTCGCCAGCTACTGCCGCACCACGGGCACCCGCGGCTTCGTGCTGGGGATCTCCGGCGGGCAGGACTCCACCCTCGCCGGGCGGCTCTGCCAGCTCGCGGTGGACAAGCTGCGCGGCGACGGGGACGACGCGACCTTTATCGCCGTCCGGCTGCCCTACGCCGTGCAGGCCGACGAAGAGGATGCACAGACGTCCCTGAAGTTCATTCAGCCCAGCGAATCCGTCACGGTGAACATCGAGGGCGCGGCGGATGAGTCCGCTGCGGCGGTGGCGGACGCCCTACAGATCGATCGGCTCTCGGACCTCAACAAGGGCAACGTCAAGGCTCGGCAGCGGATGGTGGCGCAGTACGCGCTGGCCGCCGAACGCAAGCTACTGGTCGTGGGGACCGATCATGCGGCGGAGGCCGTCACCGGCTTCTACACGAAGTTCGGCGACGGAGCTGCGGACATCCTGCCGCTGCACGGCCTGACCAAGAATCAGGGTGCCAAGCTGTTGGAGTTCCTCGGGGCGCCCGATTCCACCTGGCAAAAGATCCCGACCGCCGACCTTGAGGAGGACCGGCCAGCGCTGCCCGATGAGGAGGCGCTGGGCGTAACTTACGCGCACATCGACGGCTACCTGGAGGGCAAGGATGTCCCGACGGAAGCGGCGGAGCGGATCGAGCACCTCTGGTGGGTCAGTCGGCACAAGCGCGCGTTGCCCGTGACGCCCGTCGACGGATGGTGGCAGGAGCAGAAGCCACAGTAG
- the nrdI gene encoding class Ib ribonucleoside-diphosphate reductase assembly flavoprotein NrdI, with the protein MLITYFSSTTENTHRFVRKLGMRCARVPLRRHEPPLVVAEPHVLIVPTYGGGAGMTGEFSRPVPRQVITFLNHEANRRYLRGVIASGNLNFGVDFAKAGDIIAAKCAVPYLYRFELMGTDRDVERVRAGLAEFEAALRSEGRWESVA; encoded by the coding sequence ATGCTGATCACCTACTTCTCCTCAACGACCGAGAACACTCACCGATTCGTCCGCAAACTTGGGATGCGCTGCGCCCGCGTTCCGCTGCGCCGTCACGAACCACCCCTCGTGGTCGCGGAACCGCATGTGCTGATCGTGCCCACGTACGGAGGAGGGGCGGGCATGACCGGCGAGTTCTCCCGGCCCGTGCCCCGGCAAGTCATCACCTTCCTCAATCACGAAGCCAACCGCCGCTACCTCCGCGGGGTCATCGCCAGCGGAAACCTGAACTTTGGCGTGGACTTCGCGAAGGCCGGGGATATCATCGCCGCGAAATGTGCCGTGCCGTACCTCTACCGCTTCGAGCTGATGGGGACGGACCGGGACGTGGAACGGGTCCGCGCCGGGCTGGCGGAGTTCGAAGCGGCGTTGCGCTCCGAGGGGCGGTGGGAATCGGTAGCATGA